TGCAAAATGGAAAGCAGGGCTGCAGAATTAGGTAACAGGCCCCAGGTGAAGTTCAAAACCTGACCTTCATAACCTGTATTTTGGCTCCAGTGGCACCAGCTGACTAAGGAGCCCTCGATCACTgcacaccgcccccccccccccacccaaacCAGGGATTTTCTTGGGATTTCTTGAGTTTCTGTGTCTCCTCACCAGACAAGTAGgggcttctttttcctttttcatttgtaaataggTAACACATGCCCctggtttcaaaataaaaaaaacatagACAAGTACACAGTGACTCCCATCACCCTCTGTCCACCTTTATGTTTATACCTTAAGTAAACATCATGTTTTTAGCCTCTTCTAGAactttctttagattcttttttccTCAGTTTGTACAAAAGAATTCTACCTAAAACAAAGAGATCTTTCCTTGTCAGTATATTTAAAACACTGTATATAAAACACTGTTAAAGGTCCTAGCATATTTATCCTTTAGTTTGTCAGCTTTCTCCTAGGTATTAGAAAGATTAAGCCCTTATTTATCTCTTCTGAAATGTGTGGTTTACCTATCCTACTTAGtatatcatctttttaaaaattatatttagtttaattttttcttttttatggcttctgTATTATGAGATAGTTAGAAAACCTTACTTCTGACAAATTTACAGAGAAATTCACCATTTCCTTCCAATACTTTTAtagctttgtttttttatatttaaatcttataTCCATTTGGAATTTATCATGATGAATGATGTGAATAAGAATCCAactttgttttagattttttttaaattattgttttttttctaataatctatgaatttttaaagagtatAATATTCAATtccttgtaatttattttatgtaaggCATGAGGTAGGGGcatgattttacctttttttttttttttttttccaaatggccAACCAGGCCAAACAACATGTAATGAGAAAAAGATCTCTCTTCCCTACTCCTTTGAAATCCCAGTTTTTTCCCATTTCTCATGTGTATGACTAGGAGATTATTTATGTaaaatagtactttttttttatctgtaagctctgtgtataaatatttgaaagcaatACTAAATCATTTTATCTGTAAACTTTCAATATGTTACAATATAATTGTATTCAAATTTCCAGAATTGAATTACtggttcttttttcactttcataaatggGTTAGTTAAAGGTAgctctttttaataaaaaatatctcTCCTTGAAGTTTCTCTTTTGTGAAAGTCCCAGTTTTCCTCCTCACCCCACGTCTTTATTCTGAGATCTTGGTCCCTGTTTGAAGTAGAAGACTTAGTCTCCTTTCACAGGTGCTGATTATCTTCCAAGGCGTttagatcatttctttttctccttgatctgctgctgctgctgctaagtcgcttcagtcgtgtccgactctatgcgaccccagagatggcagcccaccaggctcccccatccctgggattctccaggcaaaaacactggagtgggttgccatttccttctccaatgcatgaagtgaaaagtgaaagtgaagtcgctcagtcatgtctgactcttagcaaccccatggactgcagcctaccaggctcctctgtccatgggattttccaggcaagaggactagagtggggtgccattgccttctccgtctccttAATCTAGCAggggctaaaaaaagaaaagtgaattatCActacttcatttctgtttctccttaTTTCTCGAATTTTGTTCTATGAATGTTGATGCTATACTATCTGGTGCAAAGataattataatagaaaatttttcacttttattttttattacactgTACTTTTGTGGTCTTGATATATTAATGTATTCTGCTATGAATTCGGCCTTTTCTGATATAGTGAAGTCCCTCCATTGTTTGATCCTACTTCGAAACTTTCTTGAGCTTCTGATCTTTAGTGCATCCTACTGTATACAGTTCGAAGTTGGATTTGTGTTCTAATCCAATCTGAGAGTCATTGAATAGGTGAGTTTATTCTAGATGTGGCAGCTGTTTGAACTTTACTCCACCAAACAAGATAGATAGTGAACATCGTTTCATTTATTTACCATCATTGGACATTATAGAAATTCAAATGAAGACTACTATGCAAATTAGATACCACTACTCATATATTAGaaatactgaaatttaaaaaaaaaaattaaaaacagacaataccaaatgttggtgaggatatgcaGGAACCAGAATCCTCTTGTGCTGCCAGTGGgatggaagacagtttggcaatttctgaTGCCAACTCGATTCTCTGGAGTAAATCCTATCTTTCAGGTCAATAAGAGTTGCGGCTGCTGCTTAGTGACttaagtcatgactgactctttgttatccccatggactgagcccgccaggctcctctgtccacgggattctccaggcaagaatactggagtttattgccacttccttctccacggaatcttcctgacccagtgatgaaacccaggtctcctacttggcaggcagattctttgccacagaaccacctgggaagccctagttagAGTTACAGCAATCTATTTCCAAGGGTTTTTGCTAAATGAAACAGTGTTCAAAAGGACCCCAAGTGCTGCACAGTAGACCGTGTGTAAGTGATTGCGATTAGCTCATCCTCCCAAGCGGAGGGAGCACTTTCTCCCTGCTTTCTGGCCCAGCTTGAGGCATCTTGATGGGTGTAACCAGGCATCCCCGAATGTGGGCATCACCAGCTCTGGTCCACAACTCAGCCCTGCTGCTTACCTGCTTCCAGTCACTCACCCCACCTGAACTGGACTTCCCCTCAGTTCCTGGGTGATGATTACACCCACCTCGATTTTGAAAGTTCCAACACACTCCATGAATTAAATGTTTCCATAGGAAACCCTCTCTAGACTGTACTTTCAGCACCTCTGATGGTTTAATCAAGGGTTTATTTTGGAAGAAGAAAAGTGGCCATGATGAAATCACTACCACCTATCAATATGTTTGGGATAGGGATATTATCAAGATTTTTGAGAAAACATCCTACCCCACTCTAAGCACCCATGCCCACCCAATGTGATTGCATTTACATACAAAAAAACCCtgcaattttgctttttcatactgagTTTCAAGGTTAAGATGATTTCATTgacatttcaaactttttttcttaaagaaacattATCTAAAAGTCATCTGTTTTTCAGTctatccttaaaaaaagaaaaatctttttgatGGATGCTTAACATTTtaaccaaaaaaagagagagaactagTAAAAAGGCAGACAGAGTATGAGGGTGGTCTTGTCCTAGGCCGGGCTTCAGCTTAGTGCTGGAGGCTCCCCTCACTGGGGAAGAACTGGAGGGCCTGCCTCATAGTGGTCACACCTCAGGAAAGTTCCCCGGAGGCTTGGTGTCCAGCCCAAGGCTCGCCCTGGCTGTGACTGACCTTCTGGGACGCTGacctctgtgttttgttttgacaGGCTTCTGGGTTGAGCTCCCCTGAGGATGAGAGCCTTTCTTCCGTGACCAGACGGTCATCCCTGAGGTGGGCCCTGAAGCACAGCACCCCAGCTGGAGCTGCCCTCAGCTGGCACTCAGGGTTACAGGGTGATGTCCCCAGCCACCAGGAAAGGGGCCCTGCAGGCAGGTCCCCACGACCTGCACGCTCCTCCTGGGACCTCCTGTCATCCCCAGGAGGGGTCAGCCTCATGGCCTCCTTCAGAAAGAGGCGGCTTTCTACCATCAAGGCCTCTGAAGTGTCCAGTGAGCAGCTTGGATCCAACTCAGACCCCTTTGCTTTTGAGGAAGACCCGCCCGTGCCAGCCTCAGtcacccagcagcagcagcagggcaagtCCCCACCAGCAAGGAGATCGCCACCAAACTTGGGATTGCCCGGGATCCCAGACACCACCAGGAGGAGGCCTCGGGACCTAAAGAGGCTGGCTGCTGTGGTAGGACGCAACCCGACCCCAGCCCATCCCCCAGAGCTTGGAGTCCCTGCCCAAGGCCCCCCATGGAAGGCAGCCTGGTGACAGTTGAGAGAGTAAATGCTGCTCTTTCCTCACTGATGGGTCATGTCCTGGGCATCATGAGGTCACCAGGACTGAAGGAGACCATCCAGCCCAGGGCCCTGCCTGTACCCACCCTTCCCCGACTCTGAGGGGTCCCCGTGACCCCACAAGAAGGACTTTCACTTGTACCTCCCACAGTTCCCATGTACTCCTTGAACTCCATAGCACACCTATCAGCCTGTCCTGGAGCTGGGGGGATGGAGTGGAGTCCCTGGAAAGCCGctctctctgtcctcctctgAGCTGTGACTTGTCCTCTGAGATCcagccctcacaccacacactACCAGATCAGGCTAAGCCATCTGAACTTTGCCCACTGTGTTTCTACGTGCCTGTACCTTGTTCAGCAGCCTGAGTCATCCCACCCCCGTCTTCTCTACCTTGTTCAGCAGCCTGAGtcatcccacccccatcccactgtCCTAGGGGCCCTTCCTCCTTTACCTGCCCTCAGCTGCCCTAGAAGAGCCCCTAGAAGACATAGCAGGAAAATGGCCTGTCTAGACAGCCTCACACACTCATTTGCAAgtgcccaccccagccctcacACTCTCTGCCCATGCCTGGCGGATCCCTCCTTGTTCCTGTCTCCTCCCCTGCAACCCCTCTCTGCCCTTGTCAGATCCTGGGGTCCTAGCTCCCTCCATTCTCTCACGTACCTGCTTGTCCTCACACTGGGCTCAGTCCCCTGGGGTCTGACTGGCTCCATCATGAGGTCATAGTGCCTGGCATGCAAAGGCTGGCCAGGCTGGCTTTCACTTGTCAGTCCTGCATGGTGCCCAAGAGCAGGCCTATGTGAGGGCCTTGCAGTCCTGGATGGGCACCTGCTTTTCCTACCCAGCTTGTCTCTGGCAAAGATCAGTGTTCTTACAAGGTGGACCTCAGAGATGCCTTTCTGTTAACAGACAGAGCGAGTGAGGCAGTGGGAAATCCACCTGCTTCAGAACATCGAAGAGGCCACCCAGCACGAACTCACCATCGAGGACGACTGAGTGCTCAGCCCTGGGCCCAGGACGCAGCTGTGCTCAGAAGCTCCTGCCATGGCCTGACTTACTCATCTGTCCGTccaaccatctgtatgtctgtaGACCTTCCTCAGAACTTGCCCTGGGTCTGACCTTGCTCTCCATTGTGCCtctggatggggtgggaggaactGGCTGATGATCTTGTTACTCAGATTCCAAACATGGGGTCTTCATCCCCAGCAGAGATGAAGGGATGTAGGGGGCGGTGGGCAGGTGTGGACAGGGGAGATGGATGCCCCAGGGCCACCCTGGAGTACCCGGAGATGAGATACGTCTTCTTCCCAcccaccctgcctccttccccagcACAGCCAGGTGAGTGTAGGGAACAGTGTAGGGAACAGGACCAAGTTTAAGGTGGGCTGCCTAGCAACCCACCCGGCTTCGGTGGACAAGCCTTCACACCTAGCAGGCTTTGAACACCATTCCAGGAAAGACCAGAGCAGTGGCTCTCATTTGGAAGATATTCTGACAGTTTGCGGGCACTGGTTTGTTTAGTGTTGTTGGGAGAGGAATTTAACCCCCTCTAGTAGCAGAGGCCTTCTCCTGTCCTTTTCTAGAGCTGAGCTCTCTGCCTCATTGCTTAGGATAAGGATCCCACCAAAGGGCTGGAGGTATCTATGACCCTCATGCTATAAGGAAAACGAAGCAGGGTGCCCGGGGCACTTCGATCAACACAAACCTCGCATTAGCCTCCCAGGTCCAGATGTCTCTGAGACTTGTCTGTTAGTGGACACATTGTGGTTACCAACATAGAGCtagttttatttttgcaaatgcTTTCACGCCCCActttaccttaaaaaaatgtttattttctgccTTCTAAAAAACAAAGATTGCTTATGTTTTCAGTACCATCCTGCACACCTCCACACAGCCCCTCCTCCAGGCCAGTCCTAGGAGACCTGGCTCTTCTCAGGGACACAGATAAAGCCTATTGCTAGAGCAGACTCCAACAGGGCACCCTAAACAGAGTCTCAGGCTGGCCGGACATGACAGGAGACAGGACATGGCAGGTTCCAAGGGCAGGCACGGTCAAGGATGGcctaagagaaagaggaaaggctTACTCTGGAGCTGCTGGGTGGGTGGAGGGCATTCCAGCTCAGGACATTGATTCCTGGAGAAGCCTCCGTTTTATGCAGAGGTTTTTGAATAAAGAAGGAATGATGTAATTCCTCATAAAGTATTAGATGCAGTTGGGGGCTGCAAGGATGAAATAGTTACTTCAAATGTGATTTGTGGGTGTTCATTTATATGTGGTAAGAACTTACTTCCTGTGTAGTGCATTTAAACATTTAAGTTTTGTGAGCTAGTTCTTCCTTTATATGGCTATTCGATGtgttcactttttccttttttatagcaATTATCAGATTATAGAAATAAGTTTATACTTTTGTAAAAATGTAAGAAGCAGAAAAACTGACTTTAATCAAATAACATGGAGATAAACACTGCAATGTAATTCTGCCcacctttattattaaaaataaattgttttcatgAGAACTGTTTCCAAAGCCTGTGTCTGATGCAAAGTGATTCTGATGTGTAACCAAATGACTTTTATCTCTCTTCATCCTTTGAAAAATTCCTATTGAGAATGAgtccaggaaggaaggaaaaataatgcaggggctgtgggaaAACTTGTTTTTGAAAGATTGGGAATTACAGGTACTCGGGAGAAAGTTTTACCCATGAGAtaaattcctagatattttacaTTGAGTTTTCTCTTATTGACTgaaaaaaagcacaacctaaaagttgacaATTGTTTTATTCTGCAGATTTACTGAGAGCTTAAGCCCACTATACAGCCTCTCCAGTCACTCGGAGAGACTGTTTCGAAGAGGTAAAGGAGGAGCCAGAATATATTTGAGTCTAGGGGTGGCAAGGGGGAAGCGTGGTCGAACATAAGAttactgctaattaaagaaaCAGACATCTCAAAgcttttagtgcttttctacgtATGagagatgcaagagtctggactcGTTGAAGTCATTCCTTTGATCTGCACCTTAGCTAACAAAATcatttgtttactgaaatggcaggTGACATTCTTAGTCCACACTCTCAAGTATTAAGAAAACAGattcttgacttccctggtggtccagatgcAGGGGGAGTGAGTTTGATTCCCAGTCgaagaactaagatctcacatgctacacagtgtggccaaaaactagattaaaaaaagtttttttttaagccagggacttccttggtggtccagtggttaagatctgaGCTCCCggtgcagggggcactggtttgatccctggttggggaactaagatcccacatgtcatgcagtttgacaaaaaaaaaattcttatatttatACAATTGGAATATATGTAAGTATCTGTAGGCCCACtccttaaaatgtttaaagtgcAGTTCTTGTGACTTTCACAAATAAAACAGAGTGTGAGCATGTTCCGTCCACAGGAGGGCGCTGGTGGGAAGCAGACTGAAGAAGTTCCTTCTTCACACAAGCCAGTGCTGGCCAGTCTGCTGCCCGAGGGCAGTAAGGTGCGGTCAGAGTGGAGTCCCTCTGACCTCCAGCAGTCAGCTGTGTCCTCAAGAAGGGCTGGCCCTGGAGATGCTGGGAATGAACTGGAAGGGATATTCTCAGACCAAGGCACTCAGGACAATGGGTGCTGCCACTCAGGTGGCATAATGAGAAGCTACAAGATCTCGAAATGAATGGTTGTCTGTGGGCAAAATGACAAACCTCTGATAATAGCCCCTGGGAATTACGCTAATCATAGTCGTTTAGAGGCCAGCATGGGTGTGACTTGGACCAGCACTGGATTTCCTTAattcttgttttgtttgcaaACTCATATGTCCTgcagaaaatacaattttaaaatacatgagcAAAGGAAATACATGCTGTTTCCTGGTGCAGTTTCTATTTAAAATGAGCAGttatctcaaatatttatttaaataataagttTTTCCCTAAAATCCTATTTATACACAATGTGTGTATTTGATGTCCACAGACCCCAAGCATTCCCCCTTGTCATCAAGCATGGTTCAGAAAATTGCTCTGTGGAGACTGCATTTGTTGTATGAACATGCCCACCTCATGTGTTCCAATTTCCCTATTGCTGAATGTTTGGTTTGTATATTAGAGTACCTTACTTTCTGTTGTGTTTTAGTTTTCTATGACTTCacaacaaatgaccacaaatttAGCAGCTCCATCCACCTATTAGCTCAgttctgatggctcagttgggCCTCTGCCTGGGATCACTCCAGGTGAGATCAAGGCAGGCTCTCACCTGGAATACCTGGGCAAGAACAGAACCCAGTTCCCTGTGGTCATGGGACTCAAGGTCCTCTTTCCTCGCTTGCTGTGGGCCAGGTGCTGCTCTTAGATCCCCAAGGCCACATGCAAAGTGGCCAAAAGAAAGTTCCCTGCTTTTAAGGGCCTTCATGAGGTCTGGTGTGCCTGGTGATATAAGCAATCGCACAGCTGGAGGTGGGGGTTATATCTCATCCCAGTCACAGGTCTGGAGATTAGAAGGCATGAAGTCTTTGGTGGGGGGCAGCTTTAGAATTCTGTCCACCAATGTGTTCCCAAgttttcatcattaaaaataacACTGTGATGACAACTTTGGTACAAAATGCTTTGTGCCCATGTCTACTGATTTTGTTAGGTAGAATCCTAGAAGTTTTTACCGGATTTAAGAATGTTAGCACTTTGTGGTCTGTTTTGTGTTACCAAGTGAGTTACAAATTCCCAAGAGCAGTGCCCAAGCAGGAGTTCACTGTGGTTTTGCCAGTGTTAAAAAGTCTTCTAGgaatttccctgatggttcagtgcttaagaatccaccttgcaatgagaagaccatgggttcaatccctgaccagggaactaagaaccacatgccacagagcaagtaagcctgCATACACTGCAGTGAAAGATCCCTCGTGTtacaacagagacccagcaaagccaaataaatactttttaatcttttaagacATTTACCAAATTGAAAGGTGATAggaaaattgttttctattttcatttctttcactggTATAGTTCTGTTGAGCATATTTCCTTATGTTTTCTAGTCAGCTGtattttttctctgaaaagtCTGTAAATGTCCTTTTTTCTACTTTGGGGATATTGTGCTTCTCAGAatgattttaaaatctctttcctaTGAGTTgattttatctgaaattaaagACTCTATCAGAGAAAAACTGTACATCATaagtgatggttaattttatgtgtcaactttgCTGGGATATGGTGCCCAGTAGTTCGGTCAAACATCAATCTAGATGTCActgtgaaggtttttttttttttagatgaaattaacatttgtgTCAGTCGAtttttgagtaaagcagatgacCTTCCATATGCGGGTGgtcctcatccaatcagttgaaagccTTAAGAGAAAAGGCTTGGGTCCCATGAAGAGAGGATTCTACCTCCAGAGGGCCTTCAGACTCAAGCTGCAGCCTCCACTCTTCCCTGGATTTCCAGCCTGCTGACCTGCCCTGCAGAATCTGGACTTGCCAGTCTCTACATCCTTGTgaaccaattccttaaaatacattcctttcttcccctccttccttcttaccctccctcccttcctctctctccgccccccaccaaccccaacccctggaccacacacacacacacacacagttggttTAATTTCTCTGGGAACCCTAAGACAGCATAAAGGAAAAGCAATTTGACTGAAAGATTTCTCAGCAGCAGTCACAGAAGTCATCCCTCACTATAAACTAAATTTGAATGGGATATTTCAGAGAAAATAACTGTCAACCGATAGCTGTGtcttcaggtttctttttttaaccttttgagaaGGGAGATGAAGAGATTTACAGATGAACATAAGGTTAATTTATCACGGAGGCCTGAGGTAAATGATCTcctaaaagatgaaagaaatactGTTCCATCAGGATAGTCTGAGATGCAAGAACTGGTGAAAAGTGGGGAGTACAAGTGAAATTTTCTAAATTATCAAAGTGAAATACAAGCATATGTCATTTTATTGTGCTCCACATCATTGCGTTTTACAGATCACACCTTTCctacaaattgaagatttgtggaACCCTGCAATGAGTAAGTCCATCAGAGGCATTTTTCTAACATTTACTGActtcattttggtaattctcatatTATATCAAACTTTTCagtatatttgttatggtgatctgtgatcagtgatctttatTACTACTATGACTTGCTAAATTCTCAAATTacagcattttttagcaatattttttaatttttatttcttttaatatatatttatttatttgactgtgctcttagttgcggcacaccaGAATCTTTAGTTTTGGCATACAAACTTAGTTGCAGAATGCAAACTCTTAATTCTCTGACtagagattgaatccaggccccctgcgttgggagcatgaagtcttagccactagatcaaCAGGGAAGttccaataaagtattttttaattaatgtatgtgcatttttagacataatgcttttGTATACTTACTAGACTATAGaatagtgtaaatataacttttttctGTGCCAAAAAACATAACTAGGAGGCCAAAAATATTGTGCAACTTTGTTGTAATATTCACTTTACTGTGGTAATCTGAAGCAAAACTTGTAATATCTCCAAAAGCTATCtttttgtgaaattttaaaaagcacaggactaaaataatagctaataataGCGTGTTATTAGGGTGGGGCAATGATGACAGTTCAAGTATCTATTTTTCAGTAACAACATCATCTTGTTTTTACCTTTTGACCCTGAATTATTCAGAAGTGAATGCACTACTGCTTCaatgaaaatactttttcttttcccacttgccatttttcttactttgttttcatgtttatCAGAGCACCCAAAACATTCATTCTCCCTCTTATCAATAATTCAACTTTTTATAAATCATCCTCAAAGGCAGGGCAGAATAAGGCTGACTGGCATCTATCACTTGGAAGAACATGCAACAGGAAATAAGATTCCAGCCAAGCAAAAGGCTCTCGGTTGCTTTATTCTTCCATTTGACTGTTGGGTTAACTTTACCAATTATATTCTCCAATGTTTAGAGGAGATGAGAATAGAGGCAAAACATCATTGCCATCTTGGCACTCAGCATTGTTTATTGAGTGGGGGATAATGTAGCAATTAATACTGTGAataatgaaattttcttttccctctggcAGTCTTaatactctgggcttcccaggtggcacagtggtaaagaattcacctgccaatgcaggagacttaagagatgtgggtttgatccctgggtcgggaagatcccctggagaaggaaatggcaacccactcccgtattcttacctgcagaattccatggacagaagagcctggcgggctacagtccatggggttacaaagagtaagacatgactgagcaactgagaacacatGCACATCTTAATActtacaataaagtgaatcaataaaaagggaaatgaaacaaGACTAGGGAAATTGAGAAGCAAGATTGTTCAAGTTCAAAGAtagcataaacaaaataaatgggtTGAATTCCCTGGTTAGAAGACAGAGCCTcacattgaatttttttaatcaagtcaTGTGATACTTTGAAGATAGTGACGACCTTTGAGAAAGGTGGGAGGCATGGGGAGCTTTGGAGGCTAAGATGTTCTAACTATTGAAGCATGTGCTGGGTACGGGGTGGTTTACATACTGGACACTGAGGGTCTAGGTGCCCCCCTAGAGTTCATGCATGCAGCCAGGCCCAGAGCCCCAGGAGAAGATGGAGCATCACCTCAAAGAAAAACACTGAGGCACACCATTAACACCCAGCCTGTCCCACAGGAGATGAACCCCACTCATATATGCAGAGCTTTTAAGATGATGGCAAATACTCATTTCAAATGACAAAGAGAGACTGAAGTACATAAAGAGCACAAGAAACAGGTTatgaaggcagaagaaaacaTCAGAGAACCTAAAGTTTGTCTTCAGGGAATAATGATGAAATAATACGATGCCACACAAAGACATACCCAGCTGATAAAAGATGcctcagaaatttaaaatttaacagaaTTAATTGCATAACAGCATTAGAAGATGAAACCGAGGAATTCTTCCATAAAGAGTCCAAAAATGCAAACTGAGGAAAAATAAGATTAGAGGAACATCGCCTATCCAATATCCAAATACTAGGAGATTAGGAAAGTGAAGACAGAGAAACGGAGAGGAGTTACTTATCAATAGAATCATTCAAGAGTATTTCCCAAAAAGGGAGAATGTGTTTTCCATATTAAAAGGCATGGGCATGCAGTGTACAGCGTACAGCGGGGTAAGCCTGATCCATTCACACAGCACAGAAATTTTCAGCACACTGGACAGAGACCTGACCCAAGAAAACTCCTGAGAGGAAAACCCTCCTACAAAGTTTCCCACTGAGGATCCTATGGGTCCCACTTCTCCAGGGCTCACTGGGAACCAGGAGGTGGCAGTTAATGTCCTCAAACTTCTCAGGGGACTGACTTCCAGTCTAGCATTCCAGCCCCCGGACCCAGAAGAAGGGCTGCCTTCTGCACAAACACCACCCAAATCTGTGATCTGGACCCACCGAATAAGTGAAAGGGGAACATGTGGTTTGCTTTTCTTGAGCACTGAGTCATGTTGGTTTGCCTGTTTTTCTCTTGGACTGTTTCTTTTCTGACCCATTTGTCTTTGCTTTTCCTGTGCTAGTGTTGGGACATGACCCTGTGTCTGCTAAGGGAATAAACACTTTGGTTTTGTTAGTGGTGGTTTTTCAGTCCCCTTGGATCATTTGCCCAGTCATCAGATCCCCTCATTCCTGCCCCTTGGAAACCCTCGGTCatatctcttcctctgccctcccaCTTGCCCCTATCTATATTCCTTCCCATTTCTTCTAGACCCGCCCCCACTCAGCACTGCTTATCTGACAGCTACACCAGCAGGGACTCCCAGCTGGGACAGGTTCATTGCTGGAATCTGTGAACAC
This DNA window, taken from Bos indicus isolate NIAB-ARS_2022 breed Sahiwal x Tharparkar chromosome 4, NIAB-ARS_B.indTharparkar_mat_pri_1.0, whole genome shotgun sequence, encodes the following:
- the CCDC201 gene encoding coiled-coil domain-containing protein 201; translated protein: MRLWTHTADFTMFLFTNTNKRGLHYAQSSVPKCHEVRRTVGVYRCSSKTLTQTSGHWGGVQEAPTLFVQDFGQTLPLCSPQFPHLENDPLYQASGLSSPEDESLSSVTRRSSLRWALKHSTPAGAALSWHSGLQGDVPSHQERGPAGRSPRPARSSWDLLSSPGGVSLMASFRKRRLSTIKASEVSSEQLGSNSDPFAFEEDPPVPASVTQQQQQGKSPPARRSPPNLGLPGIPDTTRRRPRDLKRLAAVTERVRQWEIHLLQNIEEATQHELTIEDD